One window of the Pieris brassicae chromosome 2, ilPieBrab1.1, whole genome shotgun sequence genome contains the following:
- the LOC123720676 gene encoding barrier-to-autointegration factor, translating into MSSTSQKHRNFVAEPMGEKPVTDLAGVGEVLGKRLETAGFDKAFVVLGQFLVLKKDRELFQEWMKDTCNANSKQSTDCYQCLKDWCDEFL; encoded by the exons ATGTCGAGCACATCTCAAAAGCATAGAAATTTTGTTGCTGAACCTATGGGAGAAAAACCCGTGACAGATTTAGCTGGGGTGGGAGAAGTTTTAGGAAAGCGGTTAGAAACAGCCGGATTCGATAAG GCCTTTGTAGTATTGGGCCAATTTTTGGTTCTTAAGAAAGATCGTGAGCTATTTCAAGAATGGATGAAAGATACTTGTAATGCAAATTCAAAGCAATCCACAGATTGCTACCAGTGTCTAAAAGACTGGTGTGATGAATTCTTGTAA
- the LOC123706576 gene encoding pre-mRNA-processing factor 40 homolog A isoform X1 has product MDASKTSSPGMMASAPLIPPPMIGGIPPPMPPAVAMPPVPGMAPNMGAIPPPMAFPPMMASFTMPPPGFPPFKPDLNAPAPEISPMANQTSPWSEHKAPDGRTYYYNSITKQSLWEKPDDLKTPAEKLLSSCVWKEYTTDAGRVYYHNIETKESSWVIPKELQEIKEKIEAEEAAQAGLHADMTAGEVPLPSSPALLSQTGSSAMDEAMAKTLASIDPSLTNAIPIPDEMYYTVKPEEIAAPPAQVNGEPTEQPLELQYKDKKEAIEAFKELLRERNVASNATWEQCVKIISKDPRYQSFKKLNEKKQAFNAYKTQKLKDEREEQRLKTKKNRENLEEFLLTCDRVTSLTKYYKCEDMFGNLEIWRCVPESDRRDIYEDCIFTITKREKEEAKVLKKRNMKMLAQVLENMNEITYSSTWSEAQVLLLENSAFKNDVSLLGMDKEDALIVFEQHIRNLEAEFVQEKEQIKKRNKRQQRKNRDNFLALLDGLHEEGKLTSMSLWVELYPVISADMRFSAMLGQSGSTPLDLFKFYVENLKARFHDEKKVIKEILKEKQFEVKADTTFEEFATIVCEDSKSASLDAGNVKLTYNSLLEKAETKNKEKIKEESKAQKKIESSFKWALSEAEVDHTQSWSEVREKLDLNAAEFTAVPDEEDRQRIYKDYQHEQEDSCMHYHHPKPKKAKRSKKKKRSRSHSLSVSRSVSPVESRERERESSLEKGEVARSPTPPPSPPDDEDKKHKKSKKKHKKHSPPPKSPTPEEGGISEEEVRPKKKSKRSAPSSPEEDVSHKPKKKKDKKDKKERSGGAVWSDAELESRRAALLAQLHEQEAD; this is encoded by the exons atg gacGCATCAAAAACCAGCTCTCCTGGAATGATGGCTTCGGCCCCATTGATACCTCCGCCTATGATAGGGGGCATACCACCACCTATGCCGCCAGCCGTGGCTATGCCCCCTGTTCCAGGAATGGCACCAAACATGGGTGCTATTCCACCACCAATGGCTTTTCCCCCAATGATGGCGTCTTTTACTATGCCTCCGCCTGGGTTTCCACCATTTAAACCT GACTTGAATGCACCAGCACCTGAAATATCACCAATGGCCAACCAAACTAGTCCATGGTCAGAGCACAAAGCTCCTGATGGACgcacatattattataattcaatcaCTAAACAGAGCCTCTGGGAAAAGCCAGATGATTTGAAAACTCCTGCAGAG aaattattatcatcTTGCGTTTGGAAGGAATATACTACAGATGCTGGTCGTGTTTATTATCACAATATAGAGACAAAAGAGTCAAGTTGGGTCATTCCGAAAGAATTGcaagaaattaaagaaaaaattgagGCAGAGGAAGCTGCACA GGCAGGACTACATGCTGATATGACAGCTGGAGAAGTGCCTTTGCCATCTTCTCCTGCACTATTATCTCAAACAGGAAGTTCGGCTATGGATGAAGCGATGGCCAAAACTCTGGCCTCCATTGACCCCTCATTGACAAATGCTATCCCGATACCAGATGAAA tgtaCTACACAGTCAAACCCGAAGAAATAGCAGCTCCCCCTGCTCAAGTTAATGGAGAACCAACAGAGCAACCGCTCGAGTTACAGTACAAGGATAAAAAAGAGGCCATTGAGGCTTTCAAGGAATTACTACGGGAGAGG AATGTGGCATCAAATGCTACTTGGGAGCAATGTGTGAAGATAATCTCTAAAGACCCGCGCTACCAAtcatttaagaaattaaatgaaaagaaacAAGCATTTAATGCATATAAAACCCAAAAACTAAAAGATGAAAGAGAGGAACAGAG GttgaaaacaaagaaaaacagAGAAAACTTAGAAGAGTTTTTACTAACCTGTGATCGTGTTACTTCTCTCACCAAGTATTACAAGTGTGAAGATATGTTTGGAAATCTCGAG atttggCGCTGTGTACCTGAATCGGACCGTCGTGATATCTACGAAGATTGTATTTTCACAATCACCAAACGTGAAAAGGAAGAAGCTAAAGTTCTAAAGAAACGGAATATGAAAATGTTAGCCCAG gTACTGGaaaatatgaatgaaataaCATACAGCAGTACGTGGAGCGAGGCACAAGTGTTGCTTCTAGAAAATTCTGCATTTAAGAACGACGTGAGCTTACTTGGAATGGATAAAGAAGATGCTCTTATAG tttttgaacAACATATACGAAATCTGGAGGCAGAGTTTGTGCAAGAAAAGGAGCAGATTAAGAAGAGGAATAAACGTCAACAGAGAAAGAACAGAGATAATTTTTTG gcTCTACTCGATGGTCTCCACGAAGAGGGAAAGTTGACGTCGATGTCTTTGTGGGTGGAATTATATCCAGTTATTTCTGCTGATATGAGATTTTCGGCCATGCTTG GTCAAAGCGGTTCAACACCATtagacttatttaaattttacgtaGAAAATCTAAAAGCGCGATTCCACGACGAGAAGAAGGTTATCAAGGAAATTCTTAAAGAAAAGCAGTTTGAGGTTAAGGCCGATACGACGTTTGAGGAATTCGCGACTATTGTCTGTGAAGATAGCAAATCGGCGTCGTTGGATGCTGGAAATGTTAAACTAACCTATAACTCATTGTTGGAAAAG GcggaaacaaaaaacaaagaaaagatAAAAGAAGAGTCAAAAGCGCAGAAGAAGATAGAGAGTTCATTTAAATGGGCGTTGAGTGAAGCCGAAGTTGATCACACTCAGTCGTGGAGTGAAGTTCGTGAGAAGCTCGATTTGAACGCAGCCGAGTTCACGGCAGTGCCAGACGAAGAAGATCGCCAACGAATATATAAG GATTACCAACATGAACAAGAAGACAGCTGTATGCACTATCATCATCCCAAACCCAAGAAAGCGAAGAGGTCAAAGAAAAAGAAACGTTCGCGTTCTCATTCCTTG TCAGTATCACGATCGGTGTCCCCCGTGGAGTCCCGAGAGCGGGAGCGCGAGAGTTCGCTAGAGAAGGGCGAAGTTGCCCGCTCCCCCACCCCGCCTCCCTCTCCGCCAGACGACGAAGACAAGAAGCACAAGAAGTCCAAGAAGAAACATAAGAAACATTCGCCACCTCCG AAGTCCCCGACACCGGAAGAAGGTGGGATTTCAGAGGAAGAGGTCCGTCCCAAGAAAAAAAGTAAGCGCTCAGCACCCTCCAGTCCCGAAGAGGACGTCTCGCATAAACcaaaaaagaagaaagataaaaaagacaaaaaagaaag GTCGGGCGGCGCGGTGTGGAGCGACGCGGAGTTAGAGTCGCGGCGCGCGGCGCTGCTCGCCCAGCTCCACGAGCAGGAGGCTGACTGA
- the LOC123706576 gene encoding pre-mRNA-processing factor 40 homolog A isoform X2, whose amino-acid sequence MDASKTSSPGMMASAPLIPPPMIGGIPPPMPPAVAMPPVPGMAPNMGAIPPPMAFPPMMASFTMPPPGFPPFKPDLNAPAPEISPMANQTSPWSEHKAPDGRTYYYNSITKQSLWEKPDDLKTPAEKLLSSCVWKEYTTDAGRVYYHNIETKESSWVIPKELQEIKEKIEAEEAAQAGLHADMTAGEVPLPSSPALLSQTGSSAMDEAMAKTLASIDPSLTNAIPIPDEIKPEEIAAPPAQVNGEPTEQPLELQYKDKKEAIEAFKELLRERNVASNATWEQCVKIISKDPRYQSFKKLNEKKQAFNAYKTQKLKDEREEQRLKTKKNRENLEEFLLTCDRVTSLTKYYKCEDMFGNLEIWRCVPESDRRDIYEDCIFTITKREKEEAKVLKKRNMKMLAQVLENMNEITYSSTWSEAQVLLLENSAFKNDVSLLGMDKEDALIVFEQHIRNLEAEFVQEKEQIKKRNKRQQRKNRDNFLALLDGLHEEGKLTSMSLWVELYPVISADMRFSAMLGQSGSTPLDLFKFYVENLKARFHDEKKVIKEILKEKQFEVKADTTFEEFATIVCEDSKSASLDAGNVKLTYNSLLEKAETKNKEKIKEESKAQKKIESSFKWALSEAEVDHTQSWSEVREKLDLNAAEFTAVPDEEDRQRIYKDYQHEQEDSCMHYHHPKPKKAKRSKKKKRSRSHSLSVSRSVSPVESRERERESSLEKGEVARSPTPPPSPPDDEDKKHKKSKKKHKKHSPPPKSPTPEEGGISEEEVRPKKKSKRSAPSSPEEDVSHKPKKKKDKKDKKERSGGAVWSDAELESRRAALLAQLHEQEAD is encoded by the exons atg gacGCATCAAAAACCAGCTCTCCTGGAATGATGGCTTCGGCCCCATTGATACCTCCGCCTATGATAGGGGGCATACCACCACCTATGCCGCCAGCCGTGGCTATGCCCCCTGTTCCAGGAATGGCACCAAACATGGGTGCTATTCCACCACCAATGGCTTTTCCCCCAATGATGGCGTCTTTTACTATGCCTCCGCCTGGGTTTCCACCATTTAAACCT GACTTGAATGCACCAGCACCTGAAATATCACCAATGGCCAACCAAACTAGTCCATGGTCAGAGCACAAAGCTCCTGATGGACgcacatattattataattcaatcaCTAAACAGAGCCTCTGGGAAAAGCCAGATGATTTGAAAACTCCTGCAGAG aaattattatcatcTTGCGTTTGGAAGGAATATACTACAGATGCTGGTCGTGTTTATTATCACAATATAGAGACAAAAGAGTCAAGTTGGGTCATTCCGAAAGAATTGcaagaaattaaagaaaaaattgagGCAGAGGAAGCTGCACA GGCAGGACTACATGCTGATATGACAGCTGGAGAAGTGCCTTTGCCATCTTCTCCTGCACTATTATCTCAAACAGGAAGTTCGGCTATGGATGAAGCGATGGCCAAAACTCTGGCCTCCATTGACCCCTCATTGACAAATGCTATCCCGATACCAGATGAAA TCAAACCCGAAGAAATAGCAGCTCCCCCTGCTCAAGTTAATGGAGAACCAACAGAGCAACCGCTCGAGTTACAGTACAAGGATAAAAAAGAGGCCATTGAGGCTTTCAAGGAATTACTACGGGAGAGG AATGTGGCATCAAATGCTACTTGGGAGCAATGTGTGAAGATAATCTCTAAAGACCCGCGCTACCAAtcatttaagaaattaaatgaaaagaaacAAGCATTTAATGCATATAAAACCCAAAAACTAAAAGATGAAAGAGAGGAACAGAG GttgaaaacaaagaaaaacagAGAAAACTTAGAAGAGTTTTTACTAACCTGTGATCGTGTTACTTCTCTCACCAAGTATTACAAGTGTGAAGATATGTTTGGAAATCTCGAG atttggCGCTGTGTACCTGAATCGGACCGTCGTGATATCTACGAAGATTGTATTTTCACAATCACCAAACGTGAAAAGGAAGAAGCTAAAGTTCTAAAGAAACGGAATATGAAAATGTTAGCCCAG gTACTGGaaaatatgaatgaaataaCATACAGCAGTACGTGGAGCGAGGCACAAGTGTTGCTTCTAGAAAATTCTGCATTTAAGAACGACGTGAGCTTACTTGGAATGGATAAAGAAGATGCTCTTATAG tttttgaacAACATATACGAAATCTGGAGGCAGAGTTTGTGCAAGAAAAGGAGCAGATTAAGAAGAGGAATAAACGTCAACAGAGAAAGAACAGAGATAATTTTTTG gcTCTACTCGATGGTCTCCACGAAGAGGGAAAGTTGACGTCGATGTCTTTGTGGGTGGAATTATATCCAGTTATTTCTGCTGATATGAGATTTTCGGCCATGCTTG GTCAAAGCGGTTCAACACCATtagacttatttaaattttacgtaGAAAATCTAAAAGCGCGATTCCACGACGAGAAGAAGGTTATCAAGGAAATTCTTAAAGAAAAGCAGTTTGAGGTTAAGGCCGATACGACGTTTGAGGAATTCGCGACTATTGTCTGTGAAGATAGCAAATCGGCGTCGTTGGATGCTGGAAATGTTAAACTAACCTATAACTCATTGTTGGAAAAG GcggaaacaaaaaacaaagaaaagatAAAAGAAGAGTCAAAAGCGCAGAAGAAGATAGAGAGTTCATTTAAATGGGCGTTGAGTGAAGCCGAAGTTGATCACACTCAGTCGTGGAGTGAAGTTCGTGAGAAGCTCGATTTGAACGCAGCCGAGTTCACGGCAGTGCCAGACGAAGAAGATCGCCAACGAATATATAAG GATTACCAACATGAACAAGAAGACAGCTGTATGCACTATCATCATCCCAAACCCAAGAAAGCGAAGAGGTCAAAGAAAAAGAAACGTTCGCGTTCTCATTCCTTG TCAGTATCACGATCGGTGTCCCCCGTGGAGTCCCGAGAGCGGGAGCGCGAGAGTTCGCTAGAGAAGGGCGAAGTTGCCCGCTCCCCCACCCCGCCTCCCTCTCCGCCAGACGACGAAGACAAGAAGCACAAGAAGTCCAAGAAGAAACATAAGAAACATTCGCCACCTCCG AAGTCCCCGACACCGGAAGAAGGTGGGATTTCAGAGGAAGAGGTCCGTCCCAAGAAAAAAAGTAAGCGCTCAGCACCCTCCAGTCCCGAAGAGGACGTCTCGCATAAACcaaaaaagaagaaagataaaaaagacaaaaaagaaag GTCGGGCGGCGCGGTGTGGAGCGACGCGGAGTTAGAGTCGCGGCGCGCGGCGCTGCTCGCCCAGCTCCACGAGCAGGAGGCTGACTGA
- the LOC123706576 gene encoding pre-mRNA-processing factor 40 homolog A isoform X3, which yields MDASKTSSPGMMASAPLIPPPMIGGIPPPMPPAVAMPPVPGMAPNMGAIPPPMAFPPMMASFTMPPPGFPPFKPDLNAPAPEISPMANQTSPWSEHKAPDGRTYYYNSITKQSLWEKPDDLKTPAEKLLSSCVWKEYTTDAGRVYYHNIETKESSWVIPKELQEIKEKIEAEEAAQAGLHADMTAGEVPLPSSPALLSQTGSSAMDEAMAKTLASIDPSLTNAIPIPDEMYYTVKPEEIAAPPAQVNGEPTEQPLELQYKDKKEAIEAFKELLRERNVASNATWEQCVKIISKDPRYQSFKKLNEKKQAFNAYKTQKLKDEREEQRLKTKKNRENLEEFLLTCDRVTSLTKYYKCEDMFGNLEIWRCVPESDRRDIYEDCIFTITKREKEEAKVLKKRNMKMLAQVLENMNEITYSSTWSEAQVLLLENSAFKNDVSLLGMDKEDALIVFEQHIRNLEAEFVQEKEQIKKRNKRQQRKNRDNFLALLDGLHEEGKLTSMSLWVELYPVISADMRFSAMLGQSGSTPLDLFKFYVENLKARFHDEKKVIKEILKEKQFEVKADTTFEEFATIVCEDSKSASLDAGNVKLTYNSLLEKAETKNKEKIKEESKAQKKIESSFKWALSEAEVDHTQSWSEVREKLDLNAAEFTAVPDEEDRQRIYKDYQHEQEDSCMHYHHPKPKKAKRSKKKKRSRSHSLSVSRSVSPVESRERERESSLEKGEVARSPTPPPSPPDDEDKKHKKSKKKHKKHSPPPKSPTPEEGGISEEEVRPKKKSKRSAPSSPEEDVSHKPKKKKDKKDKKERLR from the exons atg gacGCATCAAAAACCAGCTCTCCTGGAATGATGGCTTCGGCCCCATTGATACCTCCGCCTATGATAGGGGGCATACCACCACCTATGCCGCCAGCCGTGGCTATGCCCCCTGTTCCAGGAATGGCACCAAACATGGGTGCTATTCCACCACCAATGGCTTTTCCCCCAATGATGGCGTCTTTTACTATGCCTCCGCCTGGGTTTCCACCATTTAAACCT GACTTGAATGCACCAGCACCTGAAATATCACCAATGGCCAACCAAACTAGTCCATGGTCAGAGCACAAAGCTCCTGATGGACgcacatattattataattcaatcaCTAAACAGAGCCTCTGGGAAAAGCCAGATGATTTGAAAACTCCTGCAGAG aaattattatcatcTTGCGTTTGGAAGGAATATACTACAGATGCTGGTCGTGTTTATTATCACAATATAGAGACAAAAGAGTCAAGTTGGGTCATTCCGAAAGAATTGcaagaaattaaagaaaaaattgagGCAGAGGAAGCTGCACA GGCAGGACTACATGCTGATATGACAGCTGGAGAAGTGCCTTTGCCATCTTCTCCTGCACTATTATCTCAAACAGGAAGTTCGGCTATGGATGAAGCGATGGCCAAAACTCTGGCCTCCATTGACCCCTCATTGACAAATGCTATCCCGATACCAGATGAAA tgtaCTACACAGTCAAACCCGAAGAAATAGCAGCTCCCCCTGCTCAAGTTAATGGAGAACCAACAGAGCAACCGCTCGAGTTACAGTACAAGGATAAAAAAGAGGCCATTGAGGCTTTCAAGGAATTACTACGGGAGAGG AATGTGGCATCAAATGCTACTTGGGAGCAATGTGTGAAGATAATCTCTAAAGACCCGCGCTACCAAtcatttaagaaattaaatgaaaagaaacAAGCATTTAATGCATATAAAACCCAAAAACTAAAAGATGAAAGAGAGGAACAGAG GttgaaaacaaagaaaaacagAGAAAACTTAGAAGAGTTTTTACTAACCTGTGATCGTGTTACTTCTCTCACCAAGTATTACAAGTGTGAAGATATGTTTGGAAATCTCGAG atttggCGCTGTGTACCTGAATCGGACCGTCGTGATATCTACGAAGATTGTATTTTCACAATCACCAAACGTGAAAAGGAAGAAGCTAAAGTTCTAAAGAAACGGAATATGAAAATGTTAGCCCAG gTACTGGaaaatatgaatgaaataaCATACAGCAGTACGTGGAGCGAGGCACAAGTGTTGCTTCTAGAAAATTCTGCATTTAAGAACGACGTGAGCTTACTTGGAATGGATAAAGAAGATGCTCTTATAG tttttgaacAACATATACGAAATCTGGAGGCAGAGTTTGTGCAAGAAAAGGAGCAGATTAAGAAGAGGAATAAACGTCAACAGAGAAAGAACAGAGATAATTTTTTG gcTCTACTCGATGGTCTCCACGAAGAGGGAAAGTTGACGTCGATGTCTTTGTGGGTGGAATTATATCCAGTTATTTCTGCTGATATGAGATTTTCGGCCATGCTTG GTCAAAGCGGTTCAACACCATtagacttatttaaattttacgtaGAAAATCTAAAAGCGCGATTCCACGACGAGAAGAAGGTTATCAAGGAAATTCTTAAAGAAAAGCAGTTTGAGGTTAAGGCCGATACGACGTTTGAGGAATTCGCGACTATTGTCTGTGAAGATAGCAAATCGGCGTCGTTGGATGCTGGAAATGTTAAACTAACCTATAACTCATTGTTGGAAAAG GcggaaacaaaaaacaaagaaaagatAAAAGAAGAGTCAAAAGCGCAGAAGAAGATAGAGAGTTCATTTAAATGGGCGTTGAGTGAAGCCGAAGTTGATCACACTCAGTCGTGGAGTGAAGTTCGTGAGAAGCTCGATTTGAACGCAGCCGAGTTCACGGCAGTGCCAGACGAAGAAGATCGCCAACGAATATATAAG GATTACCAACATGAACAAGAAGACAGCTGTATGCACTATCATCATCCCAAACCCAAGAAAGCGAAGAGGTCAAAGAAAAAGAAACGTTCGCGTTCTCATTCCTTG TCAGTATCACGATCGGTGTCCCCCGTGGAGTCCCGAGAGCGGGAGCGCGAGAGTTCGCTAGAGAAGGGCGAAGTTGCCCGCTCCCCCACCCCGCCTCCCTCTCCGCCAGACGACGAAGACAAGAAGCACAAGAAGTCCAAGAAGAAACATAAGAAACATTCGCCACCTCCG AAGTCCCCGACACCGGAAGAAGGTGGGATTTCAGAGGAAGAGGTCCGTCCCAAGAAAAAAAGTAAGCGCTCAGCACCCTCCAGTCCCGAAGAGGACGTCTCGCATAAACcaaaaaagaagaaagataaaaaagacaaaaaagaaag atTGCGCTAA